CAACCAGAATATTATTGATGTTCAAATTGAATTCAAACCAGGCAGCAACAAACTTATTTCCACATTTCATGGCATACTCATAATATAAAGTAGCTAGGTGATCTTCATGCAACACCGTACTTTCGGCCGGAGTATTCAAATAATCAGTTATAAATGTAGAAAGGTAAACCGGAAATTCCTTAGGGCTGATTTCTCCGCCTTCCCTCAACATAGAAATATACTCAGTGAGTTCGGCAGCAGAATAGTTTCCTCGTTTATCAATTTCCGCCTCTTTGTCTTTGAGAAGTTTCAGCACATTGGCATTGTCAAACTTCAGATAGAATAAGTCAATCAACTTCTGGTCTGAAGCAGATAATCCCGGGTAGATTTCAGTTTTAAAATCGGCTACTGTATAGCTCAGTTTGCTGTCTTCCAGTGAAAGTTCCGGCAAACCTGCTACCAAGTAATAGTACTTACTACTCATAGTCGCTTCTTTTAAAATAGCATTTCTACTAATTGAGGACGCAAGAAGGCTTTGAAGTAATTCATGAATTCTTCTTCTCCGAAGTTCACTTTATATGAACCGTCCGCCGGAGAAACCGTAAACAAGGTCTTGATACCGTTTACTTGCTGGATAGTAACACCTTTATCCAATAAAGCTTTTGCATGAGCTGCAAAATATTTTTTCAATGATTCCGCATCAGCTGTCGAGATAACGATAGGCTCGTCTATACTCCACTTAGAAGCTAATGCAACAATAAACGCATTCAGGTAATCTTTATCCTGAGCGAAATCCTTTACAGAAGCGGTAATCAACTTGTCAGTGACCATAGTAGCAATCTCTGATTTGAGTGCATTAACGGCCTGACCGGAAAATAGTTTTAACTCTGATTTTGTATTTTCTGCCAGTTCTTCAGCAGATTTACGAGAGGCAGCAACGATTGAGTCAGCTTCTTTGTGAGCATCCTCAATGATCTTTTTTGCTTCTTCCTGAGCATTCGCGATAAGTCTTTGCGCTTCCTCGTTTCCTTTTTCCACGCCTTCACGATAAATCTTATCGGTCAACTCTTGAATTTTGTTTTCCATATTAACAGGAGTATTTAGTATTATTACTGTATTAATTATGTTCCTTCATCAGATTCTCGCCAAATTTACAAAAATCAAT
The nucleotide sequence above comes from Bacteroides caccae. Encoded proteins:
- a CDS encoding DUF2764 domain-containing protein — protein: MSSKYYYLVAGLPELSLEDSKLSYTVADFKTEIYPGLSASDQKLIDLFYLKFDNANVLKLLKDKEAEIDKRGNYSAAELTEYISMLREGGEISPKEFPVYLSTFITDYLNTPAESTVLHEDHLATLYYEYAMKCGNKFVAAWFEFNLNINNILVAFTSRKFKWDIASNIVGNTEVCEALRTSSARDFGLSGEVDVFESLVKISEITELVEREKKLDALRWNWMEDAIFFDYFTVERIFAFLLKLEMIERWISLDKERGNQLFRSIIESLKNDVQIPAEFR
- a CDS encoding V-type ATP synthase subunit E family protein produces the protein MENKIQELTDKIYREGVEKGNEEAQRLIANAQEEAKKIIEDAHKEADSIVAASRKSAEELAENTKSELKLFSGQAVNALKSEIATMVTDKLITASVKDFAQDKDYLNAFIVALASKWSIDEPIVISTADAESLKKYFAAHAKALLDKGVTIQQVNGIKTLFTVSPADGSYKVNFGEEEFMNYFKAFLRPQLVEMLF